Proteins from one Vicinamibacterales bacterium genomic window:
- a CDS encoding type II toxin-antitoxin system VapC family toxin, producing MIAYVDTSALLRVVLRETGALDDLRGYDGLVSSELIAVESARTIDRLRTQGTLTMDEAAERIASVNEWLEAVDLVLLRPPVLSRASEPMPMPLGTLDAIHLATALLWRDRVGPLPQLVTHDAALGAAARGFGFDVRGI from the coding sequence GTGATCGCGTACGTGGATACGTCGGCGCTCCTGCGTGTTGTGCTGCGCGAAACCGGCGCCCTCGATGATCTGCGCGGGTATGACGGCCTTGTGTCGAGCGAACTGATCGCCGTCGAAAGCGCTCGGACGATCGATCGGCTTCGCACTCAGGGCACGCTAACGATGGACGAAGCGGCGGAGAGGATCGCATCGGTCAATGAGTGGCTCGAAGCGGTCGACCTGGTGCTGCTGCGTCCACCCGTGTTGAGCCGCGCGAGCGAACCGATGCCGATGCCCCTCGGCACGCTCGACGCCATTCACCTTGCCACCGCGCTCCTGTGGCGCGATCGCGTCGGACCGCTGCCGCAGCTTGTGACGCACGACGCGGCGCTCGGCGCCGCGGCCCGGGGGTTCGGGTTCGACGTTCGCGGGATTTGA
- a CDS encoding sugar phosphate isomerase/epimerase, translating into MTRRQFLHGTALATAGVIASRANPSARPRGASPWRARMGLELYTVRDLLAVDYEGTLAKVAALGYTEVEPTTYSDLPAKDVRAMLDRHGLSMPSTHAPARGEGAELERALEDFQVIGLTYTELPPDPVAPASLEAFKRRAAALNARGRITQRFGIKVFVHNHTSEFEPLAAMSRSGYDVLLDETDPALVAMQIDIGWASIAGVDPLALFRAHPGRFELWHVKDVFGLQTASSSLSIEQRVRSTMVVPVGTGQVDWKAMFAQATRAGLKHFAIEQDNAATWGDSLAAARVSFQNLAAILDAAG; encoded by the coding sequence GTGACGCGCCGCCAGTTCCTGCACGGCACCGCGCTCGCCACCGCGGGCGTGATCGCCAGCCGCGCCAACCCGTCGGCGCGGCCGCGCGGCGCGTCGCCCTGGCGCGCGCGCATGGGTCTGGAGCTCTATACCGTCCGCGATCTGCTGGCCGTTGACTACGAGGGGACGCTCGCCAAGGTCGCGGCGCTGGGCTACACCGAGGTCGAGCCGACGACTTACAGCGACCTGCCGGCGAAAGATGTTCGCGCGATGCTCGATCGGCACGGCCTGTCGATGCCGAGCACGCACGCGCCGGCGCGCGGCGAGGGCGCGGAACTGGAGCGCGCGCTCGAAGACTTCCAGGTGATCGGCCTCACCTACACGGAGCTGCCGCCGGATCCCGTTGCGCCGGCGTCGCTCGAGGCGTTCAAGCGGCGAGCCGCGGCGCTGAACGCGCGCGGCCGGATCACACAGCGGTTCGGGATCAAGGTGTTCGTGCACAACCACACCTCCGAATTCGAGCCGCTGGCTGCCATGTCCCGTTCGGGCTACGACGTGCTGCTCGACGAGACCGACCCGGCGCTGGTGGCGATGCAGATCGATATCGGATGGGCGTCGATTGCCGGCGTCGATCCGCTGGCGCTGTTCAGGGCGCACCCTGGCCGGTTCGAGCTGTGGCATGTCAAGGACGTCTTCGGCCTGCAGACGGCCTCCTCGTCGCTCAGCATCGAGCAGCGGGTCCGCAGCACGATGGTGGTGCCGGTCGGCACCGGACAGGTCGACTGGAAGGCGATGTTCGCGCAGGCGACGCGCGCCGGCCTGAAGCACTTCGCGATCGAGCAGGACAACGCCGCGACGTGGGGCGATTCGCTCGCCGCGGCGCGCGTGTCGTTTCAGAATCTCGCGGCGATCCTCGACGCGGCCGGCTAG
- a CDS encoding alpha/beta hydrolase-fold protein: MQIRFVTAIVACLVGASALTAAQAQLSVQAGRGGGRGTQDTLVSPDVHPDRTVTFRIRFPEAKAVTLTGDWMATPQTSTGGTVPMTRQDDGIWTYTSDPLEATVHLYFFTVDGQAIADPINPRMKLRVRTSASLVEVPGTPAPPWQVRDVPHGSLDWNVHHSTAYNDTHEFLAYLPPGYFTGTARYPVLYLVHGAGDTALGWGTAGAANLILDSLIAEKKAVPMIVVMPFNGSNNPPAPQGAFEDYMLKDLIPYVDAKYRVAPGRANRAMAGLSAGGAATYNVGLKHLELFSAFGLFSAAGNFADFATRYPDLVKNPADTNAKIGVFWIGCGTEDPLDAGARTLDSELTKAQIVHAYMNRPGGHVWPVWRWALTEFAPHLFQKK, translated from the coding sequence ATGCAGATTCGTTTCGTAACCGCGATCGTCGCGTGCCTTGTCGGCGCCTCGGCCCTGACGGCGGCCCAGGCGCAGCTGTCCGTCCAGGCGGGACGCGGCGGCGGCCGCGGCACACAGGACACGCTCGTCTCGCCCGACGTGCACCCCGATCGCACGGTCACGTTCCGCATCCGTTTCCCCGAGGCGAAAGCGGTGACGCTGACCGGAGACTGGATGGCGACGCCGCAGACGTCAACCGGCGGTACGGTGCCGATGACGCGACAGGATGACGGCATCTGGACCTACACGAGCGATCCGCTCGAGGCCACGGTCCATCTGTATTTCTTCACCGTCGACGGTCAGGCGATCGCCGATCCGATCAATCCGAGAATGAAGCTGCGCGTGCGCACATCGGCCAGCCTGGTCGAGGTCCCTGGCACGCCGGCGCCGCCGTGGCAGGTGCGCGACGTGCCGCACGGCAGCCTGGACTGGAACGTCCACCACTCGACGGCCTACAACGATACGCACGAGTTCCTGGCCTATCTGCCGCCGGGCTATTTCACCGGCACCGCGCGCTATCCCGTGCTCTATCTCGTGCACGGCGCCGGCGACACGGCGCTCGGCTGGGGAACGGCGGGCGCCGCCAACCTGATTCTCGACAGCCTGATCGCCGAGAAGAAGGCGGTGCCGATGATCGTCGTCATGCCGTTCAACGGCAGCAACAATCCGCCGGCACCGCAGGGGGCGTTCGAGGACTACATGCTGAAGGACCTGATCCCCTACGTCGACGCCAAGTACCGCGTCGCGCCGGGACGCGCGAACCGGGCGATGGCAGGACTCTCGGCGGGGGGCGCCGCGACCTACAACGTCGGGCTCAAACATCTCGAGCTGTTCAGCGCGTTCGGCCTGTTCAGCGCGGCGGGGAATTTCGCCGACTTCGCCACGCGCTATCCGGACCTGGTGAAGAACCCTGCGGACACGAACGCGAAGATCGGCGTCTTCTGGATCGGCTGCGGCACCGAGGATCCGCTCGACGCCGGGGCGAGGACGCTCGACAGCGAGCTGACGAAGGCGCAGATTGTGCACGCCTACATGAATCGTCCGGGCGGACACGTGTGGCCGGTGTGGCGTTGGGCGCTGACGGAATTCGCGCCGCACCTCTTTCAGAAGAAGTGA